Proteins found in one Coffea eugenioides isolate CCC68of unplaced genomic scaffold, Ceug_1.0 ScVebR1_1420;HRSCAF=2267, whole genome shotgun sequence genomic segment:
- the LOC113755319 gene encoding isoflavone reductase homolog PCBER-like, whose product MTNIEADSDKIVREIGNLVQLRRLSITEMRREDGKELLSSLLRLTNLRDLSISCIKEDETLDLQHSIFPKHEFLTRLRLKGRLERVPQWVTSLQSLRTLQLDNSRLKEDENVIGSLGHLPNLISLILRCAYEGETICFKVGGFRKLQRLELGQLTRLKWVRVEEESMPSLRYLQLVGCKLMQELPSCIQNLTRLEYLGFYEISDELVHKVQNLDKQSEDYQTISHISQVCTGYWIDGRRSVAEIDVKSKILIIGGTGYIGKYVVEAGAKAGHPTFALVLENTISDPKRAAIIESFKSLGVAFLYGDLHDHQQLVNAIKQVDIVISTVGGDLVAHQVKIIAAIKEAGNIKRFLPSEFGNDVDRLHGFVEPAARLYRTKVEIRRAVEAEGIPYTYLVSNGFAGYLNYFLNPFGDSSSASPPRDKIVILDDGNPKVVFSKQEDIAAYIIKAADDPRTLNKIVYLRPPANTLSYNEIVSLWERKIGQTLEKIYLPEKEVLEKIQEASMPLKFILSLGYTVLVKGEMANFEIEASLGMEATDVYPDVKCTALDEYLNQFVSE is encoded by the exons ATGACTAATATAGAAGCAGATAGTGATAAAATAGTCAGGGAGATTGGAAACCTCGTGCAGCTGCGGCGATTATCCATCACAGAGATGAGAAGAGAAGATGGAAAGGAGTTGCTCTCCTCCCTCTTGAGGCTGACCAACCTTCGAGACTTGTCCATCTCCTGTATTAAAGAAGATGAGACACTTGATCTCCAACATTCCATctttccaaaacatgaattcCTCACACGTCTGAGATTGAAGGGGCGTTTAGAGAGAGTACCGCAATGGGTGACATCACTTCAATCCTTGAGAACCTTACAGTTGGACAATAGTAGGTTGAAAGAAGATGAGAATGTAATTGGCTCCCTCGGACATTTGCCCAATTTGATATCACTTATTCTCCGTTGTGCTTATGAAGGGGAGACGATATGTTTCAAGGTTGGAGGATTTCGAAAACTCCAGCGCTTAGAGCTTGGGCAATTAACAAGACTGAAATGGGTGAGAGTGGAAGAGGAATCAATGCCTAGTCTTAGATATCTGCAATTAGTTGGTTGTAAATTGATGCAAGAGTTGCCTTCATGCATCCAAAACTTGACCAGACTTGAATATCTTGGGTTTTATGAAATATCTGATGAGCTAGTGCACAAAGTACAGAATTTGGATAAACAAAGTGAAGATTATCAGACAATTTCTCATATCTCTCAAGTTTGCACTGGTTACTGGATTGATGGTCG aagatccgttgcggaaATCGATGTGAAAAGCAAGATTTTGATCATTGGCGGCACCGGATACATTGGCAAATACGTAGTGGAGGCAGGTGCAAAAGCAGGGCACCCAACTTTTGCATTGGTCCTAGAAAACACAATTTCAGATCCTAAAAGGGCAGCCATCATAGAGAGCTTCAAGAGTTTGGGAGTCGCATTTCTTTAT GGAGATCTACACGATCATCAGCAGTTGGTAAATGCAATCAAACAAGTTGATATAGTGATCTCGACAGTCGGGGGAGATTTGGTAGCTCATCAAGTTAAGATAATTGCAGCAATTAAAGAAGCTGGTAACATCAAA AGATTTTTACCTTCTGAGTTTGGAAATGATGTGGATCGTTTGCATGGCTTTGTTGAGCCTGCCGCTAGATTATACAGAACCAAAGTTGAGATCCGCAGAGCTGTCGAGGCTGAAGGGATACCTTACACTTATTTAGTATCTAATGGTTTTGCTGGTTATTTGAATTATTTCCTTAACCCCTTTGGAGACTCTAGCTCTGCAAGTCCTCCCAGAGACAAAATTGTCATTCTTGATGATGGAAATCCAAAAG TCGTTTTCTCGAAGCAAGAAGACATAGCTGCATACATCATTAAAGCAGCAGATGATCCAAGGACCCTGAACAAGATTGTGTACCTTAGACCACCTGCCAACACTCTGTCCTACAACGAAATAGTATCATTGTGGGAAAGGAAAATTGGCCAGACCCTCGAAAAGATTTACCTTCCAGAGAAGGAAGTCCTTGAGAAAATCCAGG AGGCTTCAATGCCATTAAAATTCATCCTGTCTCTGGGATACACGGTTCTTGTGAAGGGAGAAATGGCCAACTTTGAGATCGAGGCTTCTCTTGGCATGGAGGCAACGGATGTCTATCCCGATGTAAAATGCACCGCACTTGATGAGTACCTCAATCAGTTTGTATCAGAGTAG